The sequence GCACCGAGCAGGCCAGGATCCCGGTCGTCTCCGACATCACCAGCGGGTCGTTGATCCACATCCCCGGGTAGACCGCGGCGATCGCCCCCGCGACCAGGCCGGCGACCGGCCCGGCGGCCCGGCGGCCGGTCAGCGCCACGAAGAAGACCGCCAGGGTGCCGAGCAGGCACTCGAAGATCTGGTGCTCCAGGAACGTGGTCAGGCCGACCAGCGACGGCAGTGCCAGCAGCGCGCTCGTCAGCGGCGGATGCTGCGCGTCCGCCACGTACCGGTGGTTGATTTTCAGCTCGTACGGGTCCGGCCAGCCGTGCCCGCGGGCGAAGAGGTTCGCCGCCTGGTGGTAGTACAGCGGATCGCCGATGACTTGGGCGGGGTGCAGGTAGGCGAACAGGTACCACAGGCGTACACCGAGGCCGACAGCCAGGATCAGCGCGAGCAGCAGCCACCAGCGCCGGGTTGGCCGGGCCGGGCCCGGCCGCGCCGGGTCGCCGACGTCGGACATGCCCCCCAATGCTGGCACGACAGCGGCTTCGCTCACGGCGGGACGGTACCAAGCGCGGTCCCACCCCCCGAGAGCGATGGGTGTGATGATTAGGCTTCTTGTGCGGGCCCCGCGAGCCGGCATCCGCCTGTCGGCGGTGCCCTGGACTCGGGCGAGCAACTCGCCAGGGACTACCGCATACTTCGCAGAGCGGTCACCGGACACCGGGCCGCCCGTCATCACTGGCGGACGAGCGGGAGGAGGCCCGGCTGAGCCGCAAAGACGCTGACACGGTCCGGATCTCCGACGCGACCCGGTTCCGCGCGCCCGCCCCGAACCGCCCCGGCCGCTCCGACGACGAGTCCGAGGGCGGCCGCGACGAGCGGCTGGACCCCGTGGACGGGCACCCCGGCGGCCGGGACGGCGAGGCCGAAGGCGAGGACCGGTTCGCCGGCCGCGCGACTGGCCCGGCCCGCGACGAGGGCGACCCGGCCGGGCCCGACCGGCGCGGCTCGGCTGGCCTGCGCGACCGCGCCGACGGCACCGGCCCCGGCCGGGCGGCCCGCGGCCCCGGCGACCGCGCGCGCCCCGGGTACGGCCCGGCGGCCCGCACCGGTCGCGACCAGCAGGAGGAACGCGCGCGCGAGGACCGTCCCGGCCGGCGGGCGCCAGGCTGGGACGGGGAGGAGCGGCGCGACCCGCGCCGCGACGCCATCGCCCGGCCAGGCGGCGGGCGCCGCGACGACGAGTGGCCACCCGCCCGCCGTCCCGACGGCGACCGGCGACCGGTGCGCTGGTCGGACGAGCCCGAGGGCGACGACGGATTCTCGCCGCCCACGACCCCGGTGCCCCGGGGCCCCCGCTCGCGTACCGGGCCGAGCGACCGGTCCGAGGTGATCGCTCGCCGGCCGGACCCGACGTTCACCCGGCGGCCGGTCGCCGCGCTACCGCCCGGTCGCGCGGCCGTTCCGCCCGCCCGCGGCGAGGCCGCGGCCGAGGCCCGGACCGGCGGCCTGGCGCTGCTCGACCCGAAGACGGCCCCCCCGGCCAGTTACGCGATCGGGCCAGGGGACGCGGACACCACCGGCACGTTCCTCGCGCCGATCGTGCACTCCCCCGGCCTCGACGGACTGCGCGCCCTCGCGGTTCTCGCGGTGATCGCCTACCACGCCGGTATTCCGTGGGTGCGCGGCGGCCTGCTGGGCGTCGACACGTTCTTCGTGCTGTCCGGGTTCCTGATCACCGGACTGCTGGTGGCCGAGTACCGGGCGACCCGGCGCATCGACCTGAAGGACTTCTGGATCCGCCGGTTCCGACGGCTGCTGCCGGCGGTGCTGCTGCTGGTGCTCGCCGTGGCCGCGTACGCCCGCTGGCTGGCGGCGCCGAGCGACGTCCCCAAGATCCGCCTGGACATCCTGGCGACGCTGTTCTACGTGGCGAACTGGCGGTTCGCCCTGTCCGGCCAGAGCTACTTCGACCATTTCTCGGCGCCGTCGCCGCTGCTGCACACCTGGTCGCTGGCGGTCGAGGAGCAGTTCTACGTCCTCTGGCCGCTGATCGTCTTCCTGCTGATGCGCCACAGCGCCCGCACCGCGGACAAGTGGAAGCAGCAACGGCGCAAGGCCCAGTCGGCGGCGCTGTCGGTGGCGGTGCTGGGCGCCGAGGCGAGCTCGCTGATCGGCCTGGCCCTGCTGCTCGCCGGCGTCGACGCGTCGAAGATCTACTACGGCACCGAGGTACGCGTCCAGGCGCTGCTGACCGGCGCTGCGCTCGCCGTCTGGCGGGCGCAGCGCAAGGCCGGGTTCACCCCGCGGGGCAAGAAGGTCCTCGGCCACGCCGGCGGGTTGGCGCTGCTGGCCATGATCGCGCTGTGGGGGACGATCGACGGGCAGGCCCGCGGCCTGTACGCGGGCGGCTTCCTCGGCGTCGCCGTCATCGTGGGCGTGCTGGTCGCGGCGATCGTCGAGGTGCCGAACTCGCTGGTCGCGAAGGTGCTCTCGATCAAGCCGCTGACCTACATCGGCAAGATCTCCTACGGCCTCTACCTGTGGCACTGGCCGATCCTGCAGGTGCTCACCGCGTCGCGGACCGGGCTGCACGGGCCGGTCCTGCTGGCCGCCCGGATGGGGGCGACGGCCGCCTGCACGCTGCTGTCGTTCTACCTGCTCGAGAACCCGATCCGGCGCCGCCAGATCCGCTTCCCCAAGCCCAGGCTGACAGTGCCGGCGATCGTCACGGCCGTGGTGGCCGTCGCGGTGCTGGCGACCAGCACGACGGCGTCCACCGCCCGCAGCCCCGGCGACCTGGACAAGCTCGCGGCCCAGGTCGAGGGCAGCAACGGCACGGTCCCGACGGGCGCGGCGGGCGCCACCGACGAGCCCCCGCTGAAGATGCTGGTCGCCGGCGACTCACTGGCCACGACGCTGGTCGGCAGCCAGTTCACCACCGTCGCGGCGTCGATGAACGTGCAGGTCGCCGACGCGTCGATGCTCGGCTGCGGGGTCGCCCGGCTGCCGACCCGCAAGCTCAACGGCATCGCCGGGCCGACGACGACCGGCTGCGACCAGTGGCCGGCCCGCTTCACCACCCGGGTCAACCAGATCAACCCGGACGTCGCGGTGCTCCTCGTCGGCCGCTGGGAGGTCACCGACCAGCTGCTGAACGGGGTGTGGACGCACGTCGGCGAGCCGAAGTTCGACACCTACCTGGCCGGGCAGCTCGATCTGGCGATCACCACGCTGTCCGCGCGGGGCGCCAAGGTGGTCCTGTTCACCACCCCGGCGGTCGCGGCCCGCGAGGGACCGGACGGGACGCAGTTCCCGGAGACCAAGTCCGAACGAGTGGCGCAGTTCAACAAGCTGTTGCGGGAGGCCGCCGGCCGTCATCCAGGGATCGCGAGCATCGCGGATCTCAACGCGGTACTCACGCCGGGCAACCAGTTCACGGACCACATCAACGGGATCCTCACCCGGGACGACGGCGTGCACATTACCGCCGCGGGTGGACGCATCGTGGGCCAGGCGTTGCTGCCGGCGATTGTTAAGCTGGTTGGTCCGACACGCACGGATCGTACTCCCGTGGTGACAGCCACATCCCCCGGCTGACCTGCATGCTTTACCGAGCGCTAATCTCACGACCGGCGGCATGCCGACTCAGACAGGAGAGTGATCGTGCCTCGCGCGCTCATCACGGGGATCACCGGTCAGGACGGCCTGTACCTGGGCGAGCTGCTCACGACGAAGGGTTATGAGGTCTTTGGCCTGGTCCGAGGCCAGTCGAACCCGAAGGTCGCCACGGTCGAGCGGATCATTCCCGGTGTCGAGCTGCTCGAGGGCGACCTGACCGACCTGTCCTCACTGATCAGCGCGGTGGAGATCTCCCAGCCCGACGAGGTGTACAACCTCGGCGCCATCTCGTTCGTCGGACTCTCCTGGAAACAGGCCGAGCTGACCGGCGAGACGACGGGGATGGGTGTGTTGCGAATCCTCGAGGCGCTGCGGATCACGGCCGGCGCCGATGTCTCCCGGATGCGGTTCTACCAGGCCTCTTCGTCCGAGATGTTCGGGAAGGTCCGGGAGACGCCGCAACGCGAGACCACACCCTTTCACCCGCGTTCGCCCTATGGCGTCGCAAAGTGTTTCGGGCATTACCTGACGGTCAACTACCGCGAGTCGTACGGGATGTTCGCCTGCTCCGGCATGCTGTTCAACCATGAGTCGCCGCGGCGCGGAATCGAGTTCGTCACCAGGAAGGTCACCAAGGGCGTCGCCCGGATCGCGCTGGGCCTGCAGGACTCGATCACCCTGGGAAACCTCGAGTCCCGCCGGGACTGGGGCTTCGCCGGTGACTACGTCGAGGCGATGTGGCGGATGCTGCAGCAGGACTCCCCCGACGACTACGTGGTCGCCACCGGTGAGACCCACTCGATCCGCGAGCTGTTGGACGCGTCCTTCGCCCGGGTCGGGATCGCCGACTGGACGCCGTACGTCAAGCAGGACCCGCGCTTCTTCCGGCCGGCCGAGGTCGACCTCCTGGTCGGCGACCCGTCGAAGGCGATGGGCCAGCTGGGCTGGAAGCCCACCGTCACCTTCACGGACCTGGTCGACATGATGGTCGACGCGGATCTCGCGGTGGAGCGGGAGACCGCGGGGCAGGCGCTGACGGTTCGGTGACCGGTCCACCGCTGCGGCCCGGCGGGCGAGCCGCGCGCCGGGCCGACCGCCTTCCGCCGTCGGCCCGTGACCCGTCGACGGCCTACCGCGCGCCGCTCACCCGAGCTCGCCCCGCCGCGGTCGGTTCCGCCCATGCCCCTGCGAACGCCGCCGCGGACGTCCCCGTGACTGCCTCCGGGGCGCGAACGACCACGCTGCGTAACAGTAGCAGCATGCCACGGCGACAGGGTGCCACCGACGACGTGCCGCCGGCGTCCCGGCTGCGTGGCGCGCTGCGCGGCGCGACCCCGCTGGCGCTGGCCGGGATGCTGGCGAACGTCG is a genomic window of Pseudofrankia inefficax containing:
- a CDS encoding acyltransferase family protein is translated as MDGHPGGRDGEAEGEDRFAGRATGPARDEGDPAGPDRRGSAGLRDRADGTGPGRAARGPGDRARPGYGPAARTGRDQQEERAREDRPGRRAPGWDGEERRDPRRDAIARPGGGRRDDEWPPARRPDGDRRPVRWSDEPEGDDGFSPPTTPVPRGPRSRTGPSDRSEVIARRPDPTFTRRPVAALPPGRAAVPPARGEAAAEARTGGLALLDPKTAPPASYAIGPGDADTTGTFLAPIVHSPGLDGLRALAVLAVIAYHAGIPWVRGGLLGVDTFFVLSGFLITGLLVAEYRATRRIDLKDFWIRRFRRLLPAVLLLVLAVAAYARWLAAPSDVPKIRLDILATLFYVANWRFALSGQSYFDHFSAPSPLLHTWSLAVEEQFYVLWPLIVFLLMRHSARTADKWKQQRRKAQSAALSVAVLGAEASSLIGLALLLAGVDASKIYYGTEVRVQALLTGAALAVWRAQRKAGFTPRGKKVLGHAGGLALLAMIALWGTIDGQARGLYAGGFLGVAVIVGVLVAAIVEVPNSLVAKVLSIKPLTYIGKISYGLYLWHWPILQVLTASRTGLHGPVLLAARMGATAACTLLSFYLLENPIRRRQIRFPKPRLTVPAIVTAVVAVAVLATSTTASTARSPGDLDKLAAQVEGSNGTVPTGAAGATDEPPLKMLVAGDSLATTLVGSQFTTVAASMNVQVADASMLGCGVARLPTRKLNGIAGPTTTGCDQWPARFTTRVNQINPDVAVLLVGRWEVTDQLLNGVWTHVGEPKFDTYLAGQLDLAITTLSARGAKVVLFTTPAVAAREGPDGTQFPETKSERVAQFNKLLREAAGRHPGIASIADLNAVLTPGNQFTDHINGILTRDDGVHITAAGGRIVGQALLPAIVKLVGPTRTDRTPVVTATSPG
- a CDS encoding GDP-mannose 4,6-dehydratase — its product is MPRALITGITGQDGLYLGELLTTKGYEVFGLVRGQSNPKVATVERIIPGVELLEGDLTDLSSLISAVEISQPDEVYNLGAISFVGLSWKQAELTGETTGMGVLRILEALRITAGADVSRMRFYQASSSEMFGKVRETPQRETTPFHPRSPYGVAKCFGHYLTVNYRESYGMFACSGMLFNHESPRRGIEFVTRKVTKGVARIALGLQDSITLGNLESRRDWGFAGDYVEAMWRMLQQDSPDDYVVATGETHSIRELLDASFARVGIADWTPYVKQDPRFFRPAEVDLLVGDPSKAMGQLGWKPTVTFTDLVDMMVDADLAVERETAGQALTVR